Proteins from one Desulfonema limicola genomic window:
- a CDS encoding metal-dependent hydrolase: MPTIITHAVVGIASGKTIAIEKKTFLFWTLSGICPILPDADVIAFGLAIPYGHFFGHRGFFHSPFFALILSLIISLAFYREKAFSKSWWGLLFYFFIITASHGILDAFTNGGLGIALLSPFDNTRYFLPYTPVEVSPIGAGAFFTERGLTVLLSEIKWIWTPILILCISLIIFREILENFIRIKKVQSRLSQKK; encoded by the coding sequence GTGCCCACGATAATTACACATGCAGTTGTCGGAATTGCTTCAGGGAAAACAATTGCAATTGAGAAAAAAACATTCCTGTTTTGGACCCTGTCAGGGATTTGTCCCATTCTTCCCGACGCTGATGTTATCGCATTTGGATTGGCTATTCCATACGGTCATTTTTTCGGGCACAGGGGATTTTTTCATTCTCCTTTTTTTGCACTGATATTGAGCCTGATTATCTCTCTGGCATTTTATCGTGAGAAAGCTTTTTCAAAATCATGGTGGGGGCTCCTGTTTTATTTTTTCATCATCACCGCATCACACGGAATTCTTGATGCTTTCACAAACGGAGGTCTGGGAATAGCCCTGCTTTCCCCTTTTGATAATACGAGATATTTTTTACCATACACACCTGTTGAAGTATCGCCCATAGGTGCAGGGGCATTTTTTACCGAAAGGGGGCTGACGGTGTTGCTCAGTGAAATTAAATGGATATGGACGCCGATATTGATCCTTTGTATTTCATTAATAATTTTCAGGGAAATATTAGAAAACTTCATCCGTATCAAGAAAGTACAAAGCAGATTATCTCAAAAAAAATAG